In the genome of Nonomuraea sp. NBC_00507, the window CGCGCCCAGTCGACGTGGCCGTGCTCGTCGGCACCGTCGTCTTCGCCGCCGTGGCACAGGGCGGGCAGGTCGCGGTCGAGGGACTCGTCGGTGATGACCTGGCGGCCGCGGGCCAGCATGGACAGTGCCACTGTGCCCAGCATGACGAGCTCCTGGTCGATCAGTACGCGCCGCGCCCCGCCGGTCTCCCGTTCGGTGAAGTCCCTCAGCAGGACCTCGTACAGGCGGGAGCGTTTGAGCGGCGCCGGCGTGCCGCGCTGCAACGCGTTGCCGCCGGCGTCGTAGAGCGCGAGCAGGAGCAGCAGGAGCGGCTGCCTGGCCATCTCACCGTGGGCGAGCGCCGCCTCGGCGGGCAGCGGCTTCAGGTCGCGCCTGGCCAGCAGGGCGCGGTTGGCCTGGTCCCAGATGGTCAGCCACTGGCGCACCTGGTCGTCCTCGAACGGCTGCAGCTCCAGCGCCAGCAGCCCGTCGGGGAACCTGATCCGGTCGGCCACCACGGTGCGGCTGGTCACGATCGCCGCGACCGGCCGGCCGAGGCCTGCCTCTCGCTGCTGGAACGCCTGCACCTGCGCCAGGTAGTCGTAGCGGTCGACGCCGCCCTGCACCAGCTCGTCGAACCCGTCGAGCAGAATCACCGGCAGCGCCCCGTCGGCGGCCGACACCAGCTCGGCGTACTCGACCTCGTCCCCCAGGAGCGCGCCGACGGCCTGCTCGATCTGCTCGGTGACGCTCGCCCGCGCGGCCACGCTCTGCAGGTCCACCCTGATCGGCAGGAACTCCGAGCGGGCCAGCCGCGCCGCCAGCACCTCGGTCAGCTTCGTCTTGCCCGATCCCGGCTCGCCGAGCACGAGCAGTGGCGCCTGGGTGGCGCGCAGCGAGGTGAGGTGCCCGACCAGGAACGCCTCGGTGTCGGGCAGCAGCCGCCGGCTCTCCCACCAGGTGCGTAACGCGGGGGTGGCCTCGCGGGTGAGCTCGGCGACTCGGCAGCGCGGGGTGAGGTAGCCCTCGCCGAGCAGCGGCAGATAGACGTCCTCCGGCAGCTTGCCGGCCAGCAGGAGCGGCTGGTCGAGGGCGTTGGCGGCCATCCTGGCCAGGTGGATCACGGGACGGTCGCCCACCCGCGGCGGGGCCAGCTCGGCCAGCAGCCACGCCACCCGCGACAGCGCCGTCGCCGGTTGCGGACGCTCGGTGACGAGGCTGCGCACCCCGAACTCGTGGCTGTCCAGCGCCAGTGACCGGTAGTCCTCGTCGTAGATGCGCAGCGCGTGCGCGGGCGGCCCCTCGGCGAGCATCCTGGGCAGCAGGAGCTGGTCGTCGACGGTCAGCTCGTCCCAGATGGACAGGCCGCCGACATATCCCGCCATGGCCTCGGACATGCGCAGGTAGGCACGTTCCACGGCCTGACGGGTTTCACCGTACGGCAGGTGCGGCTCCGGCGTGGGGAGCCGCTCGAGCAGCAGCTCCGCCATCAGCCTGGCGAAGCGCTCGGGGGTCGGCACGCCGCGCGAGATCGCCTCGGTCCGGTCGAGCTGCTCCAGCGTGAACGGCAGCTTGGCCTCGCCGAGCGCCTCGAAGTACGCCGAGACCACGATCACGGCGTGCGCGGCGGCCAG includes:
- a CDS encoding NACHT domain-containing protein, yielding MIETPSYADALRTLGCKDSRLAKVIGFAAAAERTGWPLAGGQQLVTGLADMRHSIVRYGEDIAARMSELRGGVDRHTRTQRLAAAHAVIVVSAYFEALGEAKLPFTLEQLDRTEAISRGVPTPERFARLMAELLLERLPTPEPHLPYGETRQAVERAYLRMSEAMAGYVGGLSIWDELTVDDQLLLPRMLAEGPPAHALRIYDEDYRSLALDSHEFGVRSLVTERPQPATALSRVAWLLAELAPPRVGDRPVIHLARMAANALDQPLLLAGKLPEDVYLPLLGEGYLTPRCRVAELTREATPALRTWWESRRLLPDTEAFLVGHLTSLRATQAPLLVLGEPGSGKTKLTEVLAARLARSEFLPIRVDLQSVAARASVTEQIEQAVGALLGDEVEYAELVSAADGALPVILLDGFDELVQGGVDRYDYLAQVQAFQQREAGLGRPVAAIVTSRTVVADRIRFPDGLLALELQPFEDDQVRQWLTIWDQANRALLARRDLKPLPAEAALAHGEMARQPLLLLLLALYDAGGNALQRGTPAPLKRSRLYEVLLRDFTERETGGARRVLIDQELVMLGTVALSMLARGRQVITDESLDRDLPALCHGGEDDGADEHGHVDWARRATERFFFVRRNGHAFLHSTFGEFLVAWLAMYALRDLDRRRRHAGDEPLALVQSVDDDLLYAVTSHSCLAERGATVGFILELLDEVPSAVRARCAELLTGLLRRSLYERSRRHFTGFRPVRHTLTRRLAAYSANLTLLIACASEEPVTVSSLLPGPDYLERWASFTHLWKGQLGEEGWQGLVTALSAQRVVEGGKEDVVLGGTRPSGMGDVVVAVATGHSPRHRRLLDLLLRALGEGRALPFRDRVGILEELLRTAAVRSPAMHQALGALWAEPGADHAALRPLLQTLLADPAGRMATWEQLVKAGIPETELWDLHDDVREPTDPPAAPQ